From the genome of Rana temporaria chromosome 8, aRanTem1.1, whole genome shotgun sequence:
tgaaacaagccggggggggaattgaaacaagccggggggggggggggggaattgaaacaagccgggggggggggggggaattgaaacaagccgggggggggggggggggaattgaaacaagccgggggggggggggaattgaaacaagccggggggggggggaattgaaacaagccggggggggggaattgaaacaggggggggggggggaattgaaacaagccgggggggggggaattgaaacaagccggggggggggggaattgaaacaagccgggggggggggggatggaaacaagccgggggggggggggaattgaaacaagccgggggggggggggggaattgaaacaagccggggggggggggggggaattgaaacaagccggggggggaattgaaacaagccgggggggggggggaattgaaacaagccgggggggggggggaattgaaacaagccgggggggggggggaattgaaacaagccggggggggggaattgaaacaagccgggggggggaattgaaacaagccggggggggggggaattgaaacaagccgggggggggggggggggaattgaaacaagccgggggggggggggaattgaaacaagccggggggggggggaattgaaacaagccgggggggggaattgaaacaagccggggggggggggggaattgaaacaagccggggggggggggggaattgaaacaagccggggggggggggggaattgaaacaagccggggggggggaattgaaacaagccgggggggggaattgaaacaagccggggggggggggggaattgaaacaagccgggggggggaattgaaacaagccggggggggggggaattgaaacaagccggggggggggggaattgaaacaagccgggggggggggggaattgaaacaagccgggggggggggggaattgaaacaagccgggggggggggaattgaaacaagccgggggggaattgaaacaagccgggggggaattgaaacaagccgggggggggggggaaatgaaacaagccgggggggggggaaatgaaacaagccggggggggggaatgaaacaagccgggggggggaaatgaaacaagcgggggggggggaaatgaaacaagccggggggggggggaaatgaaaaagccgggggggggggaaatgaaacaagccgggggggggggaaatgaaacaagccggggggggggggaaatgaaacaagccgggggggggggaaatgaaacaagccgggggggggggggaaatgaaaaaagccgggggggggggggggaaatgaaacaagcgggggggggggagaaatgaaacaagccgggggggggaaatgaaacaagcggggggggggaaatgaaaaaagccgggggggggggggggaaatgaaacaagccgggggggggggggggaatgaaacaagccggggggggggggggaatgaaacaagccggggggggggggggggaatgaaacaagggggggggggaatgaaacaagccgggggggggaatgaaacaagccggggggggaatgaaacaagccgggggggggaatgaaacaagccgggggggggggaatgaaacaagcggggggggggaatgaaacaagccggggggggggggaatgaaacaAGCCGGGGGGGGGAATGAAACAAGCCGGGGGGGGGAATGAAACAAGCCGGGGGGGAAATGAAACAAGCCGGGGGGGAATGAAACAAGCCGGGGGGGAAATGAACAAGCCGGGGGGGAAATGAACAAGCCGGGGGGGGAATGAACAAGCCGGGGGGGAAATGAACAAGCCGGGGGGGAAATGGAACAAGCCGGGGGGAAATGAACAAGCCGGGGGGGAAATGAACAAGCCGGGGGGGAAATGAACAAGCCGGGGGGGAAATGGAACAAGCCGGGGGGGAAATGGAACAAGCCGGGGGGAAATGGAACAAGCCGGGGGGGAAATGGAACAAGCCGGGGGGGGGAAATGAACAAGCCGGGGGGGGAATGGAACAAGCCGGGGGGGGGAAATGAACAAGCCGGGGGGGAAACTGAACAAGCCGGGGGGGGAAACGGaacaagccgggggggggggaaacggaaCAAGCCGGGGGGGGAAACGGaacaagccggggggggggaaaCGGAACAAGCCGGGGGGGGGAAACGGAACAAGCCGGGGAAAGCGTTGGTGTGAAAGAGGCCCAAGACTTTTGAACAGTACCGTATTGTCTGTACCAGATATTTAGCGATCACTGCAACTTCTCATTGTGAAATAATCTTTATTTAAATCCCAATCAAGTTTGTCGGCATAAGAAAAGtacaaattcaaaaacttaaATTTCATCATTTGCAGCCTGTGGTTTCATTGCTAATTTTCTAGGTTAGATCTGCAGAAATAGAGGCTAGATAACGAATTGCACCAGACTCCATTTTGTCGTAGAATGACACAGCATTTCAGCATATTGCACAGCCTTAtaagttaaagtggttgaaaacccttccatatacccagtatagtgactggcctcaggtgatacagagaAAGTAACAGATCCTCCtagataagttgtacctgtttatttgctctcttctctacatccgttcaaatccagaatttataaagcttgtccgaGCCATCAGAAAACGGGGGAAGGAAAGCAAAAGCTACACTCTGTAGAGCTCGGTAAGGAGAGGAAGGGAAATATCCCCCTCCACACAGCTCACAGGAGGCTGCCAATCAGCTGGAGgtacctcccctgtcaccttgttatcttttggtgtcaggaaaacttgtcagaggaaggaagcagcagatAGAAATGACATTTAGTGctattaattgagacaagtacacactatatcagggtttgacaaatttgcttggaatctaggagccatctaaaaaagttaggagccagaaaacgcaccccgtcccgccgagcttgcgcgcagaagcgaacacatacgtgagcagcgcccgcatacgtaaacggtgttcaaaccacacatgtgaggtatcgccgcgattggtagagcgagagcaataattctagccctagacctcctctaactcaaaacatgcaacctgtagagtttttttaaacgtcgcctatggagattttaaagggtaaaagtttgacgccattccacaagcggacgtaattttgaagcgtgacatgttgggtatcaatttactcggcgtaacattatctttcataatattaaaaaaaatggggataactttactgttgtcttatttttttaattaaaaaaatatttttttctccaaaaaagtgcgcttgtaagaccgctgcgcaaatacggcgtgacagaaagtattgcaacgatcgccattatattctctagggcatgggtgctcaacctgtggctctccagctgttgcggaactacaattcccatgaggcattgcaagccgctgacaggtacaagcatgacttttgaaggcagaggcatgatgggacttgtagttccgcaacagctggagagccacagggtGACTGACCCATGATgctctagggcatgggtgctcaacctgtggctctccagctgttgcggaactacaattcccatgaggcattgcaagccgctgacaggtacaagcatgtctcccaaaggctgcggcattatgggaattgtagttttgcaacagctggagagccacaggttgagcacccatgctctagggcATGgctcctcaaactacggccctccagttgctcaggaactacaattcccatcatgcctagccatgtctgtgaatgtcagagttttgcaatgcctcatgggatgtgtagttccgcaacagctggaggaccgtagtttgaggatccctgccctagggtgttaggataaaaaaaatatatataatgtttgggggttctaattagagggaagaagatggcagtgaaaatagtgaaaaatgacattagaattgctgtttaacttgtaatgcttaacttgtaataccaacggccaccaccagatggtgccagcttacacatctggtggtaataacttgtaataccaacggctcaccaccagatggcgccagctccaagccaagtcgccaggaccctatttctagtcgacctggcgaccgggatttgtcgagccctgcactatatggccctccagctgtttgcgaaacgagtcccatgaggcattgcaaggctgccagttacaagcatgactcccacagaaagaggcatgatgggatttgtagtttttccacagctggaggaccacagagggatatgctttgtttacaaccactttaacagaccATAAGAGCCTCTCCATTTTCTAACAGGTAAGGTAACCAGCCTCACACACGATTTTTCAGGCAGCGTTTGCCCCAGTATCTGCCCTTCAACTCAAGGTCCAACGGGCACAGATACTTCCTACAGCCCATCATGTTGCGGGTCACAAGGCGTTCGAATGTCCACGGATTCTGGTTGTTCCTTTGCTTCTCCTCGAACTCCTCCCGCATCTGTTTGAGGCTCTCCCGACTAACGGCCTTTGCTGGGAAAGGAAGCTTCTTGGCCACTTGTTCCAGGGCCGGTAGCACCTCTTCAAACTCGCAGTGACCCCCCACTTCCAAGATCAGCTGCTCGGCTTTGACCGGGGTGACATAATGGTCCACGTCGCCTTTCCCTCCGCCCATACGCTGCCCAAGTCCTTTGCGGGTAATGGGCTTGTTGGGCGCTTCCACCATCCACAGGCTGAAGGTGGTGCGAGCGTCAAACTTACGGTTTAAGGTCAGACGCATCATTTCGAAGTGGCCCCAGCGCAAGTAGCCGCCTCCCAgggcctaagaaaaaaaaaataatcagaagAGTTTACAcagagtggggcagatccacgtaccttcgcgTAAGATtctgccgggcgcagcgtatctaaaaaaacgctacgccgccgtaacttttttatttttatttcgaatccacaaagaaatcgcgccgtaagttacggcggcgtagtgtatctcttgcggcgtaagggcgcggaattcaaatggatgtaatgggggcgtgttttatgtaaatacgttgcgaCCCGgcgtaaacgacgtttttttttttttttttttaactgcgcatgcaccgtccctgggggtatcccagtgcgcatgctcgaaatttaaccggagcaagccaatgcttacgacggtgacgtcattctacgcgaattcctattcgcgaacgacttacgtaaaaaattgaaaatgcgaggcgggaacgacggtcatacttaacattggcccggattcaaagacatctgcgctctatttgcgaAGGCGCAGGGCAATGATTTTGCCCTGcgtccccgcaaatattttgcgctgccctcgattcacggagcaacagctccgtaaattgcgagggcgcgccggcaaaattgcccggcgtaagcacgcgcaatgtAAACGATCCCGCCGGggagcgggaatcatttaaattaggcgcgttcccgcgccgatcgtaaagcgcatgcgccgtcgggaaactttcccgacgtgcattgcggcaaatgacgtcgcaaggacgtcatttgcttcaaagtgaacgtgaatggcgtccagcgccattcacgtatcacttgcgcaaacggcgtgaaattcaaatttcacgacgcgggaacggagggtatactttagcattggctgcccctactattagaaggggcagccttacgctaaagacgccgtacggaaactccgtaacttgcgtacgcagggtccgcgcaacattgtgaatcggcgcaagtatgcaatttgcatactatacgctgaccacaatgggaacgccccctagcggtcaacgcaagaatgcagcctaaaatctgccttatgccacgcagattttaggctgcagtcggcgtaacgagttctctgaatcagaggaactcgttacgccggcgcaagtcagcaattgcgctgcgtaactatggttacgcaggcgcaattgcttactgaatctgggccattgagtatgcctcataacagcagctttaactatacgtcggaaaaagccgaaggcaaacgacgtaaaaacaatgcgccggccggacgtacattcgtggatcgccgtaaatagctaatttgcatactcgacgcggaattcgacggaaacgccaccgagcggctgccgaaaaattgcagcttagatccgacggcgtactaagacgtacgcctgtcggatctagccgagatgccgtcgtatcttgttttgaggattcaaaacaaagatacgacgcaggaattttcaaattacgccggcgtattaatagatacgccggcgtaatacctttgtggatctgccccagtaactTCACATTTGCAGGCGACATCAACCTCAACCAGCCCAAATTCTCACACttcactcctacatgtaaaaaaaatcataattgtttggctagaaaatgacatagaacccccaaacatcatatatGTTTTTTCAGCAGAGatactagagaatacaatggcggttattgcaactttttatcttgcacggtatttgcgcagcaatttttaaaacggttaaaaaaaacagtaatattagccaatttttttgcataatgtgaaagatgaagttacaccgatcaaatagatacccaacatgtcacgcttcaaaattgcacaagtAGAATGGCGctagtggaatggcgccaaacttcggtacttaaccacttccggaccgccgcatgtacatttacgtcggcagaatggcacggacaggcacattggcgtacctgtacgtccctgcctagacgttggTTTGGGGGTCCGAttgtgactcccccccccccccccccccggtacttgcggcagttcccgtggcttcaggagcgatccgggacgacggcgcggctattcgtttatagccgccccgtcgcgatcgctccccggagctgaagaacggggagagccgtatgtaaacaccgcttccccgtgcttcactgtggcggctgcatcgatcgagtgatcccttttatagggagactcgatcgatgacgtcagtcctacagccacacccccctacagttgtaaacacacacactaggtgaactctaactcctacagcgccccctgtggttaactcccaaactgcaactgtcattttcacaataaacaatgcaatttaaatgcattttttgctgtgaaaatgacaatggtcccaaaaatgtgtcaaaattgtccgaagtgtccgccataatgtcgcagtcacgaaaaaaaatcgctgatcgccgccattagtagtaaaaaaaattaaaatgccataaacatatcccctattttgtaaacgctataaattttgcgcaaaccaatcgataaacgcttattgcgattttttttaccaaaaataggtagaagaatacgtatcggcctaaactgaggaaaattttttttttatatatgtttttgggggatatttattatagcaaaaagtaaaaaatattgaatttttttcaaaattgacgctctatttttgtttatagcgcaacaaataaaaaaccgcagaggtgatcaaataccaccaaaagaaagctctatttgtggggaaaaaagacgccaattttgtttgggagccacgtcgcacgaccgcgcaattgtctgttaaagtgacgcagtgccgaattgtaaaaaccccttgggtcatttagcagcatattggtccggtccttaagtggttaaaaaaaaacacaggcgacgctttaacattttttttactggttacatgttttgagctacagaggaggtctagggctaaaattattgctctcgctgtaaCGTTCAcggcaacacctcacatgtgtggtttgaacaccggtttcatatgtgggcgggacttacgtatgcgttcgcttttgcgtGCGGGCACACGGGGacggccaataaaaaaaaaatgttaattctaCTTTTAGTTTAACATCGCACCCGGCCTCTGACAATCATAGAGATTCTgacgaccatctggtccgccggaaatctctatggtgaaCATCTGGGGCTGGCAGATCTGTTCTCCGACTCACCGTTCACAgcagtgagtcggtagaagcaccggagggcagcgGGGGCGGACGGATGTCCCCTCTCGCcgcccgtaagaatgatcaagcggctgaCTAGCCAACTGCCACTGCactacggctgcactgtattgtgtacaccaccagaagcgTCGTAGTAGAAGTACACCAGGAATgcacactgcagctaactgaataacCTGCCTGCTAAATCTAaatcacactggggtagattcagcaagcaattgcgtctgcgtatccatagatacacagcgcaattgcttagttgcgccggcgtatcgacttttctgtattcagaaagctcgatacgccgactgcagcctaagatatgactggcataaggcccttatgccgtcgtatcgcaggctgcattcttacgatggccgctaggtggcgttcccgttgtgatcagcgtatagtatgcaaattgcatactcacgccgattcacaaccgtacgcgcgccctgtgttcgcattttacgtcgtttgcattcgtcggtttctgcgtaaggctgcccatgctattagcaggggcagccaatgctaagtatacccgtcgttcccgcgtcgcgatttttaaaaattacgtcgtttgcgcaagtgaatcatgaatggtgctggacgccatttacgttcacgttgaagcaaatgatgtccttgcgacgtcatttaccgcaatgcacgtcgggaaagtttcccgatggggcatgcgcactacgttcggcgcgggaacgcgcctaatttaaatgatccacaccccctacgggatcatttaaattacgcgcgcttacgccgggcagttttacggAGCACAcatgcaaattacggagctactgcttcatgaatgaagcgtagcgcacgtaatttacggaggcgtagcgtaaaaacggtacgctgcgcctccgtagtagtgcgcgcccctacctgaatccaccccactatcTCTCCGTCCACACCAACAACACTACACAGGGCCgccgtgtaagcagccttatatagtgtggggcgtggacttggtccccctgagccatatttAGCCAAAGGCACCCTTGCCTTTGACCAAGTATTGCTCTCTTAGCTGAGggcgctgggattggccaaagcatgcaggtcaggtgcatgctttggccaatcatagagcaatgcactgcgatcgtGTTCCACGGcgctcgaatttgccgcgaacgtcCCGTAATGTTCGCTCTTCGACGAACACCCAATGTTCAAGTTGAACTTATGTTCGACGCGAACatcgagctcatccctagttaccagttacagaggaggtctagggctagaattattgctctcgctctaacacacGTGGCaattacatgtgtggtttgaaaggcgtttacatatgcgggcgcaatTTACATGTGCGTTCACTCCCTTtactttttatcacttttattcctattacaaggaatgtaaacatcccctgtaatagaaatggtgtgtgacaggttctccttatggagagatatgggggggggggggtctataaaaagaccccacatctgtcctcccccctgaaaagattgagatggaaaaaaaaaaagccgctgGATTGCTTTTAAATGAGGATAAAAGGGGGTCCACCCCTCCCTGTGACTCCccaggctctcccgtcccaccagggagtagtttgtcgccattccacaagcgtgacaTATtaagtcagggctcgacaaaaccaaggcgccaggtcgcaatggcgactggaaactggagattctaagcaaatttgtcaagccctgtgttAAGTACCTATTTACTCTGTGtgacatcttttatattttaccaaacgaTTAATTATATTGCGTgcattacatatttatttattttttcgattTCTTCCAAAGAATTTGCATTTGAAAAAACTTCTGCGCAAATACCACGCAACAAAAATCGCAaagcccaccattttattctctagggcctctgcaaaAAATGGGAAGATGaagagtattggggggggggggggagagcaagcGGGTGCCCTGTGGCCAGTTCAGGCCCGTCCCCCAACGATGgaagcactactcctcccaccgacccccaacgatgggccactactcctcccaccgacccccaacgatgggccactactcctcccaccgacCCCCAACGATGGGgccactactcctcccaccgacCCCCAACGATGGGgccactactcctcccaccgacCCCCAACGATGGGgccactactcctcccaccgacCCCCAACTATGGGGGCACTACACCTcccaccgaccccccccccccaacaatgggggcactactcctcccactgaccccccccaacgatgggggcactactcctcccaccgacCCCCCCAACGATGGGGGCGCTACTCCTCCCACCGACCCCCAACGATGGGGGCGCTACTCCTCCCACCGACCCCCAACGATGGGGGCGCTACTCCTCCCACCGACCCCCAACGATGGGGGCGCTACTCCTCCCACCGACCCCCAACGATGGGGGCGCTACTCCTCCTCCCATCGACGCCCAACGATGGTCCACTACTCCTCCTCCCACCGACAGGCCACTACTCCTCCTCCCACCGACCCCCAACGATGGGCCACTACTCCTCCTCCCACCGACCCCCAACGATGGGCCACTACTCCTCCCAACGaggggggcactactcctcccaccgacCCCCTACTCCTCCCACCCGTTACATTTTACACTACCACTGACCACAGTCCAGcatccctaaagtctgaagggcagtaaactggaCCTTGTTTAGAGATTTTAGCGACCGCCTGGTGTAGCAAATAGTTCATGTTGGCCACCTTGGCCCAAAAAATCTAGTTAAAGGGACAGTAAAGAGTTGGGATTTAACATACAAAGTGACCCTGTGCTCCTAGGGTGACATTATTAAGTCAGTTATATTACTGATAAGTTATAGGTTATCGTTACCAAGATGCCGTATTTTCCTTCTCGGAAGTCCCGTCCCTCGGTCGCCGGGCCCCGGATGTCTCGCAGGTTCTTAGGCATTTTTAGCACTTTCACTAGGTCCGGCGCTCTGTTCAGAAAGCGTAGTTTGGGTTTCTCCTTCATCTCGACCCCTGAGAAACAGGAACAACTATTCAGTCTGTAATGTACACCCCTTGGGTTAGAACTGCCACCTGCAGGTCCACCCTTTACACACAGacctttttttaaccaaaacacTGGTATTTAATATTTCGACTTGAAAAAGCACAATACATAAAACACTCAAttgtgcagcgctaaaaataaaaaataataaaaaaaaacacacaccacgcAAAGTTGAGAGGTCATAAAGCGAGTATCAAAGTTCATATTAGACCATAATCCACTGTGCACATGTTTAGGATTCCCTATCAACTCATCATGAAGTCTCCACGCCACTTGTCCTCCACCAATCACAGGCTTACCAGACCAAATGTGGCTCAACATAAGCCAGTTAGACTTACCAGCGACTgtttccaggacagcccatgagaaaAAGCCCCTCCTCCAACAGGAACAGGAAATGCATCACCAAATACACTATGCTACGAGTTCGCCAgctcccgccggctcagcgggcgatctctccactgatctccgctgagccggtgaTCTGCCAAGCTTGTTCCAGCTATGGTATTTGTTCCACTTAACAGCTGATGATCAGCTGTTGCATTCGGCTATTTCAGTAGcctgctactgcgcatgcccggagtCTGCGCAGTAGGTTCTGGAACTTCTCAGATGgtcatcttctcctcctccctccctgaggCAGCTATGGGGACATTGCAGGGACAGACACCggcctgcacacacacacacacagctcttggCCACCACCGTGCAGGGTGAGGGCGGTGCACCCTCCTATCCATCTCTATTCCCTATAATATCCCATAACAATCAGACCTCTCCCCTCCACCCTCCTCCAGGATCAGCCCATTCCCGTCACACAGCACACACCTGAACTTGCTGGTATCCTGCCTCCCCGAGCTCCGCTCACCGCCCAGGAACCGCCGCCTGCACCGACACCACGGATCCCGACAGGCGTCACCCGCCTGCACCGACACCACGGATCCCGACAGGCAGCGCGTCACCCGCCTGCACCGACACCACGGATCCCGACAGGCAGCGCGTCACCCGCCTGCACCGACACCACGGATCCCGACAGGCAGCGCATCACCCGCCTGCACCGACATCGCGGATCCCGACAGGCAGCGCGTCACCCGCCTGCACCGACATCACGGATCTCGACAGGCAGCGCGTCACCCGCCTGCACCGACACCACGGATCCCGACAGGCAGCGCGTCACCCGCCTGCACCGACACCACGGATCCCGACAGGCAGCGCGTCACCCGCCTGCACCGACATCGCGGATCCCGACAGGCAGCGCGTCACCCGCCTGCACCGACACCACGGATCCCGACAGGCAGCGCGTCACCGGACAGCTAGCTGCCGATTCCGTGTTCCACAGCTGACGATCAGCTGTTttgttcggctatttccgtagcctgtTACTGCGCATGCCCAGAGACTGCGCAGTCGGTTGTGGAACTTCCCACATGGTGGAACAAGAACGTTAATACACCGGCGGATAACAAGTTCCTctttgctcactgagcggggaggggcttgtgcagtgccgctgtctcctatggagagatgattaaaaaaaataaaaataaaaaaatggacagcatgcccGTTTTCattagatctcacccgatccgccatggacggatggggacagaTCACCATACGTCCGATTTTGGCgaatcggatcgggtcggatgtcagcggacatgtctctgctgacatccaatgctccataggattgcatggagcggccattgaggtccgccgacaaaactgacaggcggacctaagcggtccgaccgtgtgaaaggggccccaaCTCTGGTTTCCCCAAATCATcctccaggacagcccatgagatgATGAGCAAGAATTTACTAGATTAGGGAGGGTCATTGAAAGCCCAAAGATCTTTACCACCCTTGGGATTACCATGAATATCATAGATATGGTGGACCCAGttctcaatagaaaaaaaaaaaaggtaggggACCTGGTTGCAAGGAaactctaatgcctcatacacacgattcgacctccatctgacttttccgtggattttcgtccgaagggcgttggccgcgaacttgtcctgcatacacacggcaggactttttcagccaactttcaccaaatcacatgattttttagctctttactgccaccctttgggcaacttctgctatggtctgatctttagcattgcttctgagcatgcgtgtttgtactttggactttagtcacaATCGGATTTTGCTCCATCAGACTAATCCATCATGTCTGAAGGAGCAAAATCCGAtcgttgccggaaagtttgtccgttttcacagcgaacatttgtccgatggagcatacgcggtcggattgtccgctaaaacaggtccatcggacaattgttgtcaaaaagtcatatGGTGTGTACGGTCCTTTAGCCACATCAGCAGATAAGAGCTCAAGGTTACACAGGTCTGATTTAACCATGAACCGCCGGCCGTCGTTATGcgtcgctactttgaagaggaataccattgttatggtaacagctagctaccataaccctggtatcttcaagagcgggcggtccgctttcagataa
Proteins encoded in this window:
- the MRPL16 gene encoding 39S ribosomal protein L16, mitochondrial — translated: MALPLWSRLTGPRGLLLTGRVSNTHRTAAAGLKSYEPPPDFRGVEMKEKPKLRFLNRAPDLVKVLKMPKNLRDIRGPATEGRDFREGKYGILALGGGYLRWGHFEMMRLTLNRKFDARTTFSLWMVEAPNKPITRKGLGQRMGGGKGDVDHYVTPVKAEQLILEVGGHCEFEEVLPALEQVAKKLPFPAKAVSRESLKQMREEFEEKQRNNQNPWTFERLVTRNMMGCRKYLCPLDLELKGRYWGKRCLKNRV